Proteins from one Salvelinus alpinus chromosome 34, SLU_Salpinus.1, whole genome shotgun sequence genomic window:
- the tdrd6b gene encoding tudor domain-containing 6 isoform X2: protein MCSIPGLPMPGSQVTVLITRVNLNPICSLVELWGNFDQERQHAYQQMRRGVQIPRQRFCESEGNPGDLCLAHLNVTWHRARIISRHGHHYNVFLIDEGRAHVATNNTLAWGKNDCFLLPPEVEFCVLANVSPLSHENKWTPTASDFLESLCGKTVNGMVQDVLMPDRTVLLYIPIINKHMYEVGFARKLPSDKFKQLVLLSLNLPKSQVSSTETLPPTVLHKQTDAGIEIEKFQQYFYPELLTDFIETVEVTEVINPHRIFCKLSVFSQELKKLSEQIDEYYEGRSTFCKARQTASGAPCAARGSNGKWYRSLLQQDIGSESAVEVLYVDNGKTDFVHVGDIRPLAAKFFRMPVVTYVCSLHGIEDRGIGWTVDEIKYLKSVLLHKTVIAKFEYHNLSEGINCVTLYGDDNVNINKLFGVKERCLLESERPPPRVTEESFATDIQNRVHPLTTPHLPSATETVLNEHWFQVGSTLEVKVSCIESPAKFWCQIAQESTSLQILMQEMQYHYTSSPPQQIDGDICVALDHDNGMWYRARIVENDQSPHVDVRLIDYGQTRRVSLQDLRPLDPVFQRLKTQAFQCFLQNLNTPTSPVPADWSDAASSEFQKFVDSTADSNVGLKCTVHAVMRDTQGLVVNMVDIETPVQSAGKLLVQKGVKTPAPLKSPPLSSAPPDTENFSLHNIEVGGKEKVWITSAKSVAHFYGQLERNSHVIDKLTKDVQYFCHQPLQSTNCLQSLETVCFAKYTDNQWYRGQIKATHPTLQVHFVDYGDTVTLSQSDILPCPVEASSLMSVPVQAVLFGLFGVPEDVSQEVNRWFEKHATDLSFTITAVAKDSGGKLLVELYDGTTHINEMVREKLKEARPGKEIILVQSSSLSSELSTTSRRTAQFQTKFKGPERVQMPTSQDWAARGTVIKHSSTAMCFASPQRKVGQSTPQQSLLDKPENKPMVEHDGQICRFSKLTDLPSRPLKPGLVTEVYVSHCNSHSSFFIQFTKDEDYIFSLVEKLNDSQSSCDAPPVDLNELQLGDLVNAEYPEDSSWYRAVVRRKPGNGTVHVEFIDFGNEATIPSLNVKQLDKQFIEYPRFSIHCVLSRTTNANKETWEEDVTSMIKKATTTENAEKKLACTFMKETGSVWEVSLEDQGIVLAHSLVEASQTGRADVSQLSCSGENTIPMLYKKPSVSQNQALDVYASSIVEPNYFWCQHANSEELYRISGIVQEFVNSALQDPVPMDTLNPRSPCLAFFAEDNQWYRAQIIRKTNDLFTVLFVDYGNESEIDLKAIRSIPPPLLESAPQAFLCSLAGVEHPEGAWDNNTVDGFYQLIVDKPLKVTVQNMYNNLESFTPQYQVKVECEEHVINDLMRSYLHCSDLHVHSKTECADELFSDVTISNESFNRSEYKHLTQEITPKLNSTEVPVMDRSPSTTQCSGDTLAVRTISYNGLAGVSSSGSNVPSESVPKLETLPKRSIKPGWVADVYFSQCNSPSSFFVQLVEDEKYLFSLVERLNSDQSDGVARKNVANPQPGDLVNSEFPDDCSWYRAVILETNGEDKIHVQYIDFGNEAYVSPLKVCRVDTQFLEHPRFSIHCSLSGLADTKDKGLEQEISCQFKKVAGADSARKWECKFIKDTGSTWEVCLDQNIVLADSLNMCCSAGDSTHLDRQSPSSGSLPSQIERSDREHNTLLQFWKRDIFLGQTLDVYASSIAGPGYFWCQYANSEELAEISKVCQLIGNSEHKDTVLMSTLSPGSLCLALFAEDEQWYRAQIVSKMDVISVVFVDYGNESETDLKSLKSVPPQLLEHPPQAFLCSLAEFENSEGSWDDNALDGFYELLADKLLKVTVQKMDNNNKLPIPQYQVKVECEKLIVNDFMKTCWRSSPTESQSEAASHCSWQLEETDD, encoded by the exons ATGTGTTCCATTCCTGGATTGCCAATGCCAGGATCCCAAGTCACAGTTCTCATTACAAGGGTAAACCTAAATCCTATCTGTTCTCTAGTGGAATTGTGGGGCAACTTTGATCAAGAAAGGCAACATGCTTACCAGCAAATGAGAAGGGGAGTTCAGATTCCCAGACAGAGGTTTTGTGAATCAGAAGGAAACCCTGGAGACTTGTGTCTAGCTCATCTGAATGTAACCTGGCACAGAGCTAGGATAATTTCTAGACATGGGCATCATTACAATGTGTTTCTCATTGATGAAGGGAGAGCTCATGTTGCTACAAACAACACCTTAGCATGGGGTAAGAATGACTGTTTTCTTTTACCTCCAGAAGTGGAGTTCTGTGTTCTTGCCAATGTATCCCCCTTATCACATGAAAACAAATGGACTCCAACAGCCTCAGATTTTTTGGAGTCTCTTTGCGGCAAAACGGTCAATGGAATGGTTCAAGATGTATTGATGCCAGACAGAACAGTCCTCCTTTATATTCCGATCATTAACAAACATATGTATGAAGTCGGCTTTGCCAGAAAGCTCCCCAGTGACAAGTTCAAACAACTTGTTCTATTGTCTCTGAACTTGCCAAAGAGTCAGGTCTCCTCCACAGAGACATTGCCACCTACAGTGTTACACAAACAGACTGATGCTGGGATAGAAATTGAGAAGTTTCAACAATACTTCTATCCAGAACTGCTAACAGACTTCATTGAGACTGTGGAAGTCACAGAGGTGATAAACCCACATCGTATCTTCTGCAAACTCTCAGTTTTCTCTCAGGAGCTGAAGAAACTCTCTGAGCAGATTGATGAATATTACGAAGGAAGATCTACTTTTTGCAAGGCAAGACAGACGGCCTCAGGCGCTCCATGTGCAGCAAGAGGGAGCAATGGCAAGTGGTATCGATCTCTGCTACAGCAGGACATTGGATCAGAGAGTGCTGTGGAAGTACTATATGTCGATAATGGGAAGACGGACTTCGTCCATGTGGGTGACATCAGACCACTGGCTGCCAAGTTCTTCAGAATGCCAGTTGTAACTTATGTTTGCTCCCTCCACGGTATTGAGGACAGAGGCATTGGATGGACAGTGGATGAAATCAAGTATCTGAAATCTGTGCTGTTGCACAAGACCGTCATTGCCAAATTTGAATACCACAACTTGTCAGAAGGCATCAACTGTGTGACACTCTATGGAGACGACAATGTAAACATCAACAAACTttttggagtgaaagagagatgtCTTCTGGAGTCAGAGAGGCCTCCACCACGAGTCACAGAGGAAAGCTTTGCCACAGACATACAAAACCGTGTGCATCCCCTTACCACTCCACACCTTCCGTCAGCAACAGAGACTGTCCTCAATGAACATTGGTTCCAGGTAGGAAGCACCTTGGAAGTCAAAGTATCTTGCATTGAAAGTCCAGCAAAATTCTGGTGCCAGATAGCACAGGAGAGTACAAGTCTTCAGATCCTTATGCAAGAAATGCAGTATCATTATACCTCCAGTCCTCCACAGCAAATTGATGGAGACATTTGTGTTGCTCTGGATCATGACAATGGTATGTGGTACAGAGCACGGATTGTTGAGAATGATCAGTCTCCCCATGTAGATGTGCGGCTCATAGATTACGGACAAACCAGGCGTGTCTCTCTGCAGGACTTGCGCCCCCTGGACCCAGTGTTTCAAAGACTGAAGACCCAGGCCTTTCAGTGTTTCCTGCAGAATCTGAACACTCCTACAAGTCCTGTTCCAGCAGATTGGAGTGATGCTGCCTCATCGGAGTTCCAGAAGTTTGTAGATTCCACTGCTGACTCTAATGTAGGCTTGAAATGCACCGTACATGCAGTCATGCGTGACACCCAAGGCTTGGTGGTTAATATGGTAGATATTGAAACACCAGTTCAAAGTGCAGGCAAACTTCTGGTTCAGAAAGGAGTAAAGACCCCAGCTCCTCTAAAATCTCCTCCACTTTCTTCTGCTCCTCCCGACACGGAAAACTTCTCATTACACAACATTGAAGTTggagggaaagagaaggtgtGGATAACTAGTGCAAAAAGTGTTGCTCACTTCTACGGCCAGCTTGAAAGAAATTCTCATGTGATTGACAAATTGACAAAAGATGTTCAGTATTTTTGCCACCAACCACTGCAGAGCACAAACTGTCTTCAATCACTAGAAACTGTTTGTTTTGCTAAATACACTGATAACCAGTGGTACAGAGGACAGATTAAAGCAACACATCCAACCCTCCAGGTTCACTTTGTGGATTATGGTGACACAGTCACATTGAGTCAATCAGACATCCTTCCCTGTCCTGTAGAAGCCAGCTCGCTCATGTCAGTTCCTGTGCAAGCTGTTCTGTTTGGACTCTTCGGTGTTCCAGAAGATGTATCCCAAGAGGTCAACCGCTGGTTTGAAAAGCATGCCACAGACCTGAGCTTTACCATCACAGCAGTGGCTAAAGACTCTGGTGGAAAGCTTTTAGTTGAACTGTATGACGGAACAACACATATAAATGAGATGGTCAGAGAGAAGCTAAAAGAGGCGAGACCAGGAAAAGAAATAATTTTAGTCCAATCGTCTTCTCTGAGCTCTGAACTATCAACTACTTCAAGACGCACAGCTCAATTTCAGACCAAATTTAAAGGGCCAGAACGTGTGCAAATGCCAACATCTCAGGATTGGGCTGCGAGGGGAACGGTAATAAAGCACAGTAGCACTGCAATGTGTTTCGCATCCCCGCAAAGAAAAGTTGGACAGTCTACTCCTCAGCAGTCACTGTTGGACAAACCTGAAAATAAGCCTATGGTTGAACATGATGGACAGATATGTCGTTTCTCCAAACTCACAGACCTTCCCTCAAGACCCTTGAAACCAGGGTTGGTAACGGAGGTGTATGTTTCACACTGTAACAGCCACTCTAGTTTCTTTATTCAGTTCACAAAGGATGAAGATTATATATTCTCTCTTGTGGAGAAACTAAATGACTCACAGTCATCTTGTGATGCCCCTCCAGTTGACTTGAACGAACTGCAGCTCGGTGACTTGGTGAATGCGGAGTATCCCGAAGACAGCTCATGGTATCGTGCAGTTGTTAGACGCAAACCTGGGAATGGAACCGTTCATGTCGAATTCATAGACTTTGGAAATGAAGCAACTATTCCATCCCTGAATGTAAAACAACTCGACAAGCAGTTCATAGAATATCCCAGGTTCAGTATTCACTGTGTACTTAGTAGAACAACTAATGCTAACAAAGAGACATGGGAGGAAGATGTCACATCGATGATCAAAAAGGCTACAACAACAGAAAACGCTGAGAAGAAACTGGCATGCACATTCATGAAGGAGACCGGATCAGTTTGGGAGGTCAGTCTAGAAGATCAAGGTATTGTGTTGGCACATTCCTTAGTTGAAGCTAGTCAAACAGGCAGAGCAGATGTATCACAACTGTCTTGTTCAGGTGAAAACACGATTCCCATGCTGTACAAGAAGCCAAGCGTTTCCCAGAACCAGGCTTTAGATGTCTATGCGTCCTCTATAGTTGAACCTAACTACTTCTGGTGTCAACATGCAAACTCTGAGGAGCTATACAGGATCTCAGGAATTGTTCAAGAGTTTGTAAACTCTGCCCTGCAGGACCCTGTCCCAATGGATACCCTGAACCCCAGAAGTCCTTGTCTGGCTTTCTTTGCAGAAGACAACCAATGGTATCGAGCTCAGATTATTCGCAAAACGAATGATCTTTTCACTGTTCTTTTTGTGGACTATGGAAATGAGTCCGAAATTGATCTTAAGGCGATAAGGTCAATTCCACCTCCGCTACTAGAGAGCGCCCCTCAGGCCTTTCTGTGTTCTCTGGCTGGAGTTGAGCACCCAGAAGGTGCCTGGGATAACAACACTGTTGATGGGTTTTATCAGCTTATAGTTGACAAACCACTAAAAGTTACAGTTCAGAACATGTATAATAATCTGGAAAGTTTCACCCCACAATACCAGGTCAAAGTGGAGTGTGAGGAGCATGTTATCAACGACTTGATGAGAAGTTACTTGCATTGCTCTGATTTGCACGTCCACAGCAAAACAGAGTGTGCTGACGAGCTCTTCTCTGATGTGACCATTTCAAATGAAAGCTTCAACCGGTCTGAGTATAAACATCTTACACAAGAAATAACTCCCAAATTGAATTCCACTGAGGTTCCAGTGATGGATAGATCACCAAGCACCACGCAATGTTCAGGAGACACTCTGGCAGTCAGGACAATCTCTTATAATGGTCTTGCAGGAGTCTCCTCAAGTGGATCCAATGTACCTTCTGAGAGtgtccccaaacttgaaactcttCCAAAACGATCAATAAAACCAGGTTGGGTAGCAGATGTCTATTTTTCACAATGCAACAGTCCATCAAGTTTCTTCGTTCAATTAGTAGAGGATGAAAAGTATCTGTTCTCTCTTGTGGAAAGACTCAATTCTGACCAATCAGATGGTGTTGCACGCAAGAACGTTGCCAATCCGCAGCCAGGGGATCTGGTGAATTCTGAGTTTCCAGATGACTGTTCCTGGTATCGTGCAGTCATTCTAGAAACAAATGGTGAAGACAAAATTCATGTGCAATACATAGACTTTGGTAATGAAGCATACGTTTCACCCCTCAAGGTTTGCAGGGTGGACACCCAGTTCCTGGAGCACCCAAGATTTAGCATCCATTGTTCTTTAAGTGGACTTGCGGACACTAAAGACAAAGGATTGGAGCAGGAAATTAGTTGCCAGTTCAAAAAAGTTGCAGGTGCGGACAGTGCAAGGAAATGGGAATGTAAGTTCATCAAAGACACTGGATCCACTTGGGAGGTCTGTCTGGACCAGAACATCGTACTAGCAGATTCACTAAATATGTGTTGTTCAGCTGGAGACTCTACTCACCTTGACCGACAAAGCCCAAGTTCTGGATCTTTGCCATCCCAGATAGAGAGGAGTGACAGAGAGCATAATACACTGCTGCAATTCTGGAAACGGGATATATTCCTGGGACAGACTTTGGATGTGTACGCCTCCTCCATAGCGGGCCCTGGTTATTTCTGGTGCCAGTATGCAAACTCTGAGGAGCTTGCTGAAATCTCTAAAGTTTGTCAGCTCATTGGAAACTCTGAGCATAAGGACACAGTCCTCATGTCTACCCTGAGCCCTGGAAGTCTTTGTCTGGCTCTCTTTGCCGAAGACGAGCAATGGTATCGAGCTCAGATTGTTAGCAAAATGGATGTTATCTCTGTTGTCTTTGTGGATTATGGAAATGAGTCAGAAACTGATTTGAAGTCTTTGAAGTCTGTTCCACCTCAGCTACTAGAACACCCTCCTCAGGCCTTTCTGTGTTCCCTGGCTGAATTTGAGAACTCAGAAGGCAGCTGGGATGACAATGCCCTTGATGGGTTCTATGAGCTCCTTGCTGATAAGCTGCTGAAAGTGACAGTTCAGAAAATGGATAATAATAACAAGCTCCCCATTCCTCAATACCAAGTGAAAGTAGAGTGTGAGAAGCTGATTGTGAATGACTTCATGAAGACTTGCTGGAGAAGCTCCCCCACCGAGTCTCAATCAG AAGCGGCCAGTCATTGTAGCTGGCAACTGGAAGAGACTGATGATTGA